One Campylobacter concisus DNA segment encodes these proteins:
- the folD gene encoding bifunctional methylenetetrahydrofolate dehydrogenase/methenyltetrahydrofolate cyclohydrolase FolD: MKILDGKAVSLKVKESVKVRAEELKKFGVAPTLAVILVGEDKASQTYVRAKEKACNEYGIKSVAHRLSENTTQAELLALINVLNLDDSIHGILVQLPLPKHIDTNTVLATIDPAKDVDGFHAVNVGKLVSGLDGFVPCTPLGVMEILKAYGIDVAGLNAVVIGRSNIVGKPMANLLLNASATVTITHSKTKNLKEICKNADLIVAAIGKPFFLKADMVKDGAVVVDVGINRLNDGRLVGDVDFDEVAPKCSYITPVPGGVGPMTIAMLLNNTILAAQAKIASQKRA, encoded by the coding sequence ATGAAAATTTTAGACGGCAAAGCCGTATCTTTAAAGGTCAAAGAAAGCGTAAAAGTAAGAGCTGAAGAACTAAAAAAATTTGGCGTAGCGCCTACATTAGCTGTTATCCTAGTGGGCGAAGATAAAGCATCTCAAACATACGTTAGAGCCAAAGAGAAAGCCTGCAACGAATACGGCATAAAAAGCGTAGCTCACCGCCTAAGTGAAAATACAACCCAAGCAGAGCTTCTAGCACTTATAAATGTGCTAAATTTAGACGATAGTATCCACGGCATCTTGGTGCAGTTGCCACTTCCAAAACATATAGATACAAACACCGTTTTAGCAACGATTGATCCAGCAAAAGACGTAGATGGTTTTCACGCTGTAAATGTTGGCAAACTTGTTAGCGGCCTTGATGGCTTTGTGCCTTGCACACCGCTTGGAGTTATGGAAATTTTAAAAGCGTATGGTATTGACGTGGCTGGGCTAAACGCGGTTGTTATAGGTAGAAGCAATATTGTTGGAAAGCCTATGGCAAACTTGCTTTTAAACGCTTCAGCAACCGTTACGATCACTCACAGCAAGACTAAAAATTTAAAAGAAATTTGCAAAAATGCTGACCTCATTGTCGCAGCCATTGGCAAGCCATTTTTCTTAAAGGCTGACATGGTAAAAGATGGCGCAGTAGTCGTTGATGTAGGCATAAATAGACTTAATGATGGTAGGCTTGTAGGTGATGTGGATTTTGACGAGGTTGCACCAAAATGCTCATACATCACGCCGGTTCCTGGTGGCGTGGGTCCGATGACAATAGCTATGCTTTTAAATAACACAATCCTTGCAGCACAAGCAAAGATAGCTAGCCAAAAAAGAGCGTAA
- a CDS encoding site-2 protease family protein, with amino-acid sequence MDFTNFDPIKVATIVISLIIAIVGHEIAHGYVAYKFGDNTAKNLGRLSINPIKHIDPVGTIIVPLVLYLSTGMMFGWAKPVPVNTYTVVRNGGYKAAIYVSLVGICYNIILGVLSLFVLKALLNIETFEILLQFLFTLALLNLMLAIFNLYPIPPLDGFHALEYALRNFGFHALAEKLEGISRYGFVILIIILVSPLKDTIFYPTRYVLDIASAFINS; translated from the coding sequence ATGGACTTCACTAATTTTGACCCCATAAAAGTCGCCACTATCGTCATCTCTTTAATAATCGCTATCGTCGGCCACGAAATAGCTCACGGCTATGTAGCATATAAATTTGGCGATAACACCGCAAAAAACCTTGGCAGACTTAGCATAAATCCTATAAAACATATTGACCCAGTTGGCACCATCATCGTGCCACTGGTGCTTTATCTAAGCACTGGCATGATGTTTGGCTGGGCAAAACCAGTGCCTGTAAATACCTACACAGTCGTGCGAAATGGCGGCTACAAGGCAGCTATTTACGTAAGTCTAGTTGGCATTTGCTACAACATCATCCTAGGCGTCTTGTCGCTTTTTGTGCTAAAGGCTTTATTAAACATAGAAACCTTTGAAATTTTACTTCAGTTTTTATTTACACTTGCGCTTTTAAATTTGATGTTAGCCATCTTCAACCTCTATCCGATCCCGCCACTTGACGGCTTTCACGCACTCGAGTATGCGCTTAGAAATTTTGGCTTTCACGCACTGGCAGAGAAGCTTGAGGGCATCTCGCGATACGGCTTTGTCATCCTTATCATCATCCTCGTCTCGCCTTTAAAAGACACTATCTTTTATCCGACAAGATACGTTTTAGATATCGCAAGCGCCTTTATAAATAGCTAA
- a CDS encoding MFS transporter — protein MASSFRIIRSMGPLFLGMSLLFIGNGLVIASCSALLKQNGVGELEIGLINTGFFVGALISTITAHRVISTTGHIRAFAIFSAIFAVSAMLHAVNQNLVFWAILRAFLGYCYYALLMVIESWLNAKIPNKIRSRVIAFYEGVFYTSFGLGILILALDLNTFEIFIISAAFIMLSSIPLNLIRINQPQIPERQPINIPKIFGIVPLALVGALIAGLAINGFFSMASLFVLLQGYGTKEASFFMTVAMIGGFLAQVFIGSFSDRYGRRPAILLCSSVALISAVLFLLNGKNLTIEYLLSFFFGAGIFCTYGLSLARANDEITDKTKSVQVARALLFSYSLASLFSPLLMSYAMKIFGAFGFIYVYLVLFAGLILFALTQKTIPQHMRKEYNDRLVARTAGIATIEQNGKFADRKNKK, from the coding sequence ATGGCAAGTAGCTTTAGGATCATCCGCTCGATGGGACCGCTATTTTTGGGCATGAGTTTGCTTTTTATCGGAAATGGCCTAGTCATCGCATCTTGTAGCGCACTTCTTAAGCAAAACGGAGTGGGTGAGCTAGAGATCGGATTAATTAACACGGGCTTTTTTGTGGGTGCGTTAATTAGCACCATTACAGCTCACAGAGTCATCTCAACTACTGGCCACATCAGAGCATTTGCCATCTTTTCAGCCATTTTTGCAGTCTCAGCTATGCTTCATGCGGTAAATCAAAATTTAGTATTCTGGGCGATATTGCGTGCATTTTTGGGATATTGCTATTACGCACTTTTGATGGTTATAGAAAGCTGGCTAAATGCAAAAATTCCAAATAAAATAAGATCTCGTGTGATAGCCTTTTATGAAGGCGTTTTTTACACAAGTTTTGGACTTGGCATTTTGATCTTGGCGCTTGATCTTAATACCTTTGAAATTTTTATTATAAGTGCAGCTTTTATCATGCTCTCAAGCATTCCATTAAATTTGATCCGTATAAATCAGCCTCAAATCCCAGAGCGTCAGCCCATAAACATCCCAAAAATTTTTGGTATCGTCCCGCTCGCTCTTGTTGGTGCGCTCATTGCAGGCTTAGCAATAAACGGCTTTTTTTCGATGGCAAGCCTTTTTGTCTTGCTTCAAGGATACGGCACAAAAGAGGCGTCATTTTTTATGACGGTTGCGATGATCGGAGGCTTTTTAGCTCAAGTTTTTATCGGTAGTTTCTCTGATAGATATGGCAGAAGGCCAGCTATTTTGCTTTGTAGTAGTGTGGCTTTAATAAGTGCGGTTTTGTTTTTACTAAATGGCAAAAATTTAACGATTGAATATCTGCTTTCATTCTTTTTCGGGGCTGGAATTTTTTGCACATATGGACTTTCGCTCGCTAGGGCAAATGACGAGATCACAGACAAGACAAAGAGCGTGCAAGTCGCACGTGCCTTGCTATTTAGCTACTCTTTGGCTTCGCTTTTCTCACCGCTTCTTATGAGCTATGCGATGAAAATTTTTGGAGCATTTGGTTTTATCTATGTTTATTTGGTGCTTTTTGCTGGACTTATTTTATTTGCACTAACGCAAAAGACAATACCACAGCACATGAGAAAAGAGTATAACGATAGGCTCGTTGCAAGGACGGCTGGCATAGCTACTATTGAGCAAAATGGAAAATTTGCCGATAGAAAAAATAAAAAGTAA
- a CDS encoding DedA family protein, producing the protein MEEFFIELLKEYGYIILFVWCIMEGEMALIMAGILAHTTHMHIALAIFVAGLGGFVGDQIYFYLGRYNKKYIAKRLHTQRRKFAVAHIMLKKYGWPIIFLQRYMYGFRVIIPLCIGLTGYDAKKYAFINLISAWCWAAITTIPAWILGEHILVLLQKAKEHWYVAIPVVAIFMGLLIYTFKRIENKILNERRDRRHAVSNS; encoded by the coding sequence ATGGAAGAGTTTTTTATAGAACTGCTTAAAGAGTACGGCTACATCATACTTTTTGTCTGGTGTATCATGGAGGGCGAGATGGCCTTAATAATGGCTGGAATTCTCGCTCACACCACGCACATGCATATCGCTCTTGCTATCTTTGTTGCTGGACTTGGAGGCTTTGTGGGAGATCAAATTTACTTCTACCTTGGCCGTTACAATAAAAAATACATCGCAAAAAGGCTTCACACGCAGCGGAGAAAATTTGCAGTGGCGCACATAATGCTGAAAAAATACGGCTGGCCGATCATCTTTTTGCAACGCTATATGTATGGCTTTCGTGTCATCATACCGCTTTGCATAGGACTTACCGGCTATGACGCCAAAAAATATGCCTTTATAAATTTGATCAGCGCTTGGTGCTGGGCGGCGATCACCACCATACCTGCTTGGATACTTGGCGAGCATATATTAGTGCTACTTCAAAAAGCAAAAGAGCACTGGTATGTCGCTATCCCAGTGGTTGCCATATTTATGGGGCTTTTGATCTACACATTTAAGCGCATCGAAAATAAAATTTTAAACGAAAGGAGAGACAGAAGACATGCAGTTTCAAATAGTTGA
- the lepB gene encoding signal peptidase I: MKKFFTKFYDFCSSWTGTVIIVLLVIFFVAQAFVIPSGSMKNTLLVGDFLFAKKFVYGIPTPRIPWLEIKILPELNDNGHLITGDGPARGDIVVFRYPKDEKTHFVKRCFATSEDEIVFTEKALYLRPKEGDDFIKANCRENLNGKESKFGYPCSDITELDGKLFIKEPYRFSGIHYDENVNLFEQMVFMLNTNKSNIFMKPALISSLPQNPNFNFNAFYVKVPKDEYFMIGDNRDHSNDSRFWGSVAYKDIVGEPWFIYFSWDSNYNVRWERIGRFVDTIENDEFFTKQALKEGEVDGLH, translated from the coding sequence ATGAAAAAATTTTTTACTAAATTTTATGACTTTTGCTCGAGCTGGACTGGCACGGTTATCATTGTTTTGCTTGTCATTTTCTTTGTGGCTCAAGCCTTTGTGATCCCGTCTGGTTCGATGAAAAATACACTTTTGGTTGGTGATTTTTTATTTGCAAAAAAATTTGTTTATGGTATACCAACGCCAAGAATTCCGTGGCTTGAGATAAAAATTTTACCCGAGCTAAATGACAATGGGCATCTTATCACAGGTGATGGTCCAGCAAGAGGCGATATAGTCGTCTTTCGTTATCCAAAAGATGAAAAGACCCACTTTGTAAAACGCTGCTTTGCCACAAGCGAAGATGAGATAGTATTTACCGAAAAAGCCTTGTATTTGCGTCCAAAAGAGGGAGATGATTTTATAAAGGCAAACTGCCGTGAAAATTTAAATGGTAAAGAGAGTAAATTTGGCTACCCATGTAGCGATATAACCGAGCTTGATGGTAAGCTTTTCATAAAAGAGCCATATAGATTTAGCGGCATCCACTACGACGAAAATGTAAATTTATTTGAGCAGATGGTTTTCATGCTAAATACAAACAAATCAAACATCTTTATGAAGCCAGCGCTCATTAGCTCACTACCGCAAAATCCAAATTTTAACTTTAATGCATTTTACGTCAAAGTACCAAAAGATGAATACTTCATGATAGGCGACAACCGCGATCACTCAAATGATAGCCGTTTTTGGGGAAGCGTGGCTTACAAGGACATAGTCGGAGAGCCTTGGTTTATATATTTTAGCTGGGACAGCAACTACAATGTGCGTTGGGAGCGTATCGGACGCTTTGTAGATACGATAGAAAACGATGAGTTTTTTACAAAACAAGCTCTAAAAGAGGGAGAAGTTGATGGACTTCACTAA
- the hemL gene encoding glutamate-1-semialdehyde 2,1-aminomutase, whose protein sequence is MTNKEAFSEAKKYIPGGVNSPVRAFGSVGGEPVMIDHARGAYIYDVEGKKYLDFIQSWGPLIFGHCDKDIEEAIISAVKQGVSYGAPSPKETALAKLICDEFKQIDKIRFVSSGTEATMSAIRVARGYAKKDGLIKFEGCYHGHSDALLIKAGSGATTYGNASSSGVPQDVVKNTYLAVYNDIESVKAIFENNKDKIGVVIIEPIAGNMGLVPADKKFLEELRALCDKFGAVLILDEVMSGFRASRLGSYPFHEVDADLITFGKVIGGGMNVAAFGGKAEIMDCLSPDGAVYQAGTLSGNPVAMSAGIAAISKINSDLNLYARLEKLAIKLMDGFKEAAKSAGITIQTDVRGSMFGYFFTDHVVKNYDDALKSDTKLFAKFHQAMLKRGIYLAPSQFETGFICDAMSEADIDLAVSAAKEAFLEIKA, encoded by the coding sequence ATGACAAATAAAGAAGCATTTAGCGAAGCCAAAAAATACATCCCAGGTGGTGTAAATTCACCAGTGCGTGCATTTGGCAGTGTTGGTGGTGAGCCTGTAATGATCGATCACGCTAGGGGTGCTTATATCTATGATGTCGAGGGCAAAAAGTATCTTGACTTTATCCAAAGCTGGGGACCGCTCATATTTGGCCACTGCGACAAAGATATCGAAGAAGCGATCATCTCTGCTGTAAAACAAGGCGTATCTTACGGTGCGCCATCTCCAAAAGAGACAGCTCTAGCAAAGCTTATCTGCGATGAATTTAAGCAAATAGATAAAATTCGCTTCGTTAGCTCTGGCACAGAGGCCACTATGAGCGCTATTAGAGTGGCTAGAGGATATGCTAAAAAAGATGGACTAATAAAATTTGAAGGCTGCTATCACGGACACAGCGATGCACTTCTTATAAAAGCAGGAAGTGGCGCTACGACATACGGCAACGCTTCAAGCAGCGGTGTGCCACAAGATGTTGTGAAAAACACTTATCTAGCAGTTTATAACGATATCGAGAGCGTAAAAGCCATCTTTGAAAATAATAAAGACAAAATCGGTGTCGTCATAATCGAGCCTATCGCAGGAAATATGGGGCTTGTACCAGCTGATAAGAAATTTTTAGAGGAGCTTAGAGCGCTTTGCGATAAATTTGGCGCTGTGCTTATCCTTGATGAGGTTATGAGCGGTTTTAGAGCTTCTCGCCTTGGCTCATATCCATTTCACGAGGTGGACGCTGATCTCATCACATTTGGCAAGGTTATAGGCGGAGGCATGAACGTCGCTGCATTTGGTGGCAAGGCTGAGATAATGGACTGCTTAAGCCCAGATGGCGCTGTCTATCAAGCAGGCACGCTAAGTGGCAATCCAGTGGCGATGAGTGCCGGCATAGCAGCTATTTCAAAGATAAATAGTGATCTAAATTTATACGCTAGGCTTGAAAAGCTTGCTATAAAACTAATGGACGGCTTTAAAGAAGCTGCAAAAAGCGCTGGCATCACTATCCAAACTGATGTTCGTGGCTCGATGTTTGGCTACTTTTTTACAGATCACGTGGTAAAAAACTACGATGATGCGCTAAAGAGCGACACAAAGCTCTTTGCTAAATTTCACCAAGCGATGCTTAAGCGTGGAATTTATCTAGCACCAAGCCAGTTTGAGACTGGATTTATCTGCGATGCGATGAGTGAAGCCGACATTGATCTAGCGGTAAGCGCAGCTAAAGAGGCGTTTTTGGAGATAAAAGCCTAA
- a CDS encoding leucyl aminopeptidase, which translates to MQFQIVDKKLKDIKADIELIFVVDKDLKHKFIGDKEAIKFNNYKGDSVLILSEAKRAYVPLSKLDLDELRVAAAKAYNALKSLNIKSIKLASYVAECQKLSFEALAEGFLLGSYEFNKYKEKKEKYTLKEVIFSTEEFAGKKVDLKAANEGFKEAEIVANATNFAKDIVNEIPEIYTPQKMAEDAQNLAKSITSIKCEVYDEKFLAKENMNAFLAVNRASVHKPRLIHLTYKPKKSKKRIIFVGKGLTYDSGGLSLKPADYMLTMKSDKSGAAAALGIIKGAAELNLPFEIHAILGATENMIGGNAYKPDDVLISRSGVSIEVRNTDAEGRLVLADCLSYAQDFKPDILIDMATLTGACVVGLGEYTTGIMGNSESLKSEFKNNIEDSGELATTLDFNPYLSELIKSQIADVSNCASSRYGGAITAGMFLAKFIKDEYKDKWLHLDIAGPAYREKAWGYNQAGASGAGVRMNLYFLQALSKEN; encoded by the coding sequence ATGCAGTTTCAAATAGTTGATAAAAAATTAAAAGATATAAAAGCTGATATTGAACTAATTTTCGTAGTAGATAAGGACTTAAAACATAAATTTATAGGCGATAAAGAGGCTATTAAATTTAACAATTACAAAGGCGATAGCGTCCTCATCCTAAGCGAGGCAAAAAGAGCTTACGTGCCACTTTCTAAGCTTGATCTTGACGAGCTTAGAGTTGCAGCCGCTAAAGCTTATAACGCGCTAAAATCGCTAAACATCAAGAGTATAAAGCTAGCTTCTTACGTAGCGGAGTGCCAAAAACTAAGCTTTGAAGCGCTAGCTGAGGGTTTTTTGCTTGGAAGCTATGAATTTAACAAATATAAAGAGAAAAAAGAGAAATACACCCTTAAAGAGGTCATCTTTTCTACTGAAGAATTTGCTGGCAAAAAGGTCGATCTAAAAGCTGCAAATGAGGGCTTTAAAGAGGCAGAGATAGTAGCAAATGCTACAAATTTTGCAAAAGATATCGTAAATGAAATCCCAGAAATTTATACACCACAAAAGATGGCCGAGGATGCGCAAAATTTAGCCAAAAGCATCACAAGCATAAAGTGCGAGGTCTATGACGAGAAATTTCTAGCAAAAGAGAATATGAACGCATTTTTGGCGGTAAATCGCGCAAGTGTGCATAAACCAAGGCTCATCCATCTAACATACAAGCCTAAAAAATCTAAAAAACGCATCATCTTTGTCGGCAAAGGCCTAACATACGATAGCGGTGGCCTTAGCTTGAAACCGGCTGATTATATGCTTACTATGAAATCAGACAAAAGCGGCGCAGCAGCAGCACTTGGCATCATAAAAGGCGCAGCAGAGCTAAATTTACCATTTGAAATTCACGCCATTTTGGGCGCCACTGAAAATATGATCGGAGGCAACGCCTACAAGCCTGATGACGTGCTTATTTCAAGAAGTGGCGTTAGCATAGAGGTAAGAAACACCGATGCAGAGGGACGTTTGGTCTTGGCTGATTGCCTAAGCTACGCACAAGACTTTAAGCCAGACATCCTAATCGACATGGCAACCCTAACTGGCGCTTGCGTCGTGGGGCTTGGCGAGTACACAACAGGCATCATGGGCAACAGCGAGAGCCTAAAAAGCGAGTTTAAAAACAATATAGAAGATAGCGGCGAACTAGCGACTACGCTTGATTTTAACCCTTATCTTAGCGAACTTATTAAAAGCCAGATCGCAGACGTTAGCAACTGCGCCTCAAGCAGATATGGCGGCGCGATCACAGCTGGCATGTTTTTGGCCAAATTTATCAAAGATGAGTATAAAGATAAGTGGCTACACCTTGATATCGCAGGTCCAGCGTACCGCGAAAAGGCTTGGGGATATAACCAAGCAGGTGCGAGTGGAGCTGGCGTTAGGATGAATTTATACTTTTTACAAGCACTTAGCAAGGAGAATTGA
- a CDS encoding c-type cytochrome has product MRSVFLILLFCVAIFGTDFITKTEYAKMLYLNPRGIGCDKCHGAKGEGSLISKYKHFDKKVNKTVDDELRAPKINDIDFESFKAALTKPKGVMPSYFLTDEETTILYEYITNKINTPSKAAKAQNLSKPVSTDTTQKQPEQSAKAAPATKPAEPAKTAPTKPAESAKTATTQAPKSTVKPVTNQKDNQKTNLKTQNQKDKK; this is encoded by the coding sequence ATGCGGTCTGTTTTTTTGATTTTGCTTTTTTGTGTAGCGATTTTTGGTACTGATTTTATCACAAAGACCGAGTACGCCAAGATGCTATACCTAAATCCACGTGGCATAGGATGTGACAAATGTCACGGTGCAAAGGGCGAGGGTAGTCTCATATCTAAATACAAACACTTTGACAAAAAAGTAAACAAAACGGTTGACGATGAGCTTAGAGCACCAAAGATAAATGATATAGATTTTGAAAGCTTTAAAGCCGCTTTAACTAAGCCAAAAGGTGTCATGCCAAGCTATTTTTTGACAGACGAGGAGACTACGATTCTTTATGAATACATTACGAATAAGATAAATACTCCTTCAAAAGCAGCAAAAGCGCAAAATTTAAGTAAGCCAGTTTCCACTGATACGACACAAAAACAGCCAGAGCAATCTGCCAAAGCCGCCCCTGCTACAAAACCAGCAGAGCCAGCTAAAACTGCACCAACTAAGCCAGCTGAGTCAGCAAAAACTGCCACTACGCAAGCACCAAAGTCGACAGTGAAACCAGTAACAAATCAAAAAGATAATCAAAAGACAAATTTAAAAACACAAAATCAAAAGGATAAAAAATGA
- a CDS encoding DUF4139 domain-containing protein, whose protein sequence is MSVKNNSSKSVDVTLVDRVPVSADEAVKVEIKGFNKKDISKDGKVELKFSLAPKEEFKKEYSYKIKKPKI, encoded by the coding sequence ATAAGTGTCAAAAATAACTCAAGCAAAAGTGTCGATGTCACCTTGGTCGATCGCGTGCCAGTATCTGCTGACGAGGCGGTAAAGGTCGAGATAAAGGGCTTTAATAAAAAAGATATCAGCAAAGATGGCAAGGTGGAGCTTAAATTTAGCCTTGCGCCAAAAGAGGAATTTAAAAAAGAGTACTCTTATAAGATCAAAAAGCCAAAAATTTAG
- a CDS encoding AtpZ/AtpI family protein: MAKFKIKDIVAGAEQLSLGVSIVVAILLGTGLGYFVKKATNFTPALWIGFAIGIAAAILNVYKAYKAQIKSLDELKDESRYKGYTKDDDEDD, from the coding sequence ATGGCAAAATTTAAGATAAAAGATATCGTAGCGGGTGCTGAGCAGCTAAGCCTTGGCGTTTCAATCGTAGTCGCGATCTTGCTTGGCACCGGACTTGGGTATTTTGTAAAAAAGGCTACAAATTTCACGCCAGCTCTTTGGATAGGCTTTGCTATTGGCATCGCAGCTGCTATTTTAAACGTCTATAAAGCTTACAAAGCACAGATAAAAAGCTTAGATGAGCTAAAAGATGAAAGCAGATACAAAGGCTACACAAAAGACGATGATGAGGATGATTAG
- the rpiB gene encoding ribose 5-phosphate isomerase B gives MKIDKIFIACDHAGIELKAELKEVIKRLGHEVINLGTNDKNSVDYPDYAHLLASKLEPNCYGVLICGTGIGISIAANRHENVRCALCHDEFTARLAREHNDANVIAFGARVIGAGVATAALETFLKTEFAGGRHERRIKKIELKEAK, from the coding sequence ATGAAAATAGATAAAATTTTTATCGCTTGCGATCACGCCGGTATAGAGTTAAAAGCAGAGCTAAAAGAGGTCATAAAAAGGCTTGGGCACGAAGTCATTAACCTTGGTACGAATGACAAAAATAGCGTTGATTACCCTGATTATGCGCATTTGCTAGCAAGCAAGCTTGAGCCTAACTGCTACGGCGTGCTCATTTGTGGCACAGGTATTGGCATATCAATCGCTGCAAACAGGCATGAAAACGTAAGGTGTGCCCTTTGTCACGACGAATTTACCGCTAGACTTGCAAGAGAACATAACGATGCAAACGTTATCGCTTTTGGAGCAAGGGTTATTGGAGCTGGCGTGGCTACAGCAGCACTTGAAACATTTTTAAAGACAGAGTTTGCAGGCGGCAGACATGAAAGAAGAATCAAAAAAATAGAGCTTAAGGAAGCCAAATGA
- the apt gene encoding adenine phosphoribosyltransferase has product MKILDQKGKEFLLNSIRCINDFPKPGIVFRDITTLLNNKEAFNFLIDHLVARYEDANIDYIAGIESRGFIFGAALAARLRLPFVPIRKPKKLPFITLSQKYSLEYGVDEVQIHIDAFGEKAGARVLLMDDLIATGGTAKASVELINQTNATCVEACFLIDLVDLKGSEKLKSLTKIYSVLEV; this is encoded by the coding sequence ATGAAAATTTTAGATCAAAAAGGCAAAGAATTTTTACTAAACTCTATTCGCTGCATAAACGATTTTCCAAAGCCTGGCATAGTCTTTCGCGACATCACGACGCTACTAAATAACAAAGAGGCATTTAACTTTTTGATAGATCATTTGGTGGCTAGATATGAGGATGCAAATATCGACTATATCGCTGGTATCGAGTCACGAGGCTTTATCTTTGGCGCGGCGCTTGCGGCAAGACTAAGGCTACCTTTTGTGCCTATTCGCAAGCCAAAAAAACTGCCTTTTATCACGCTTTCTCAAAAATATAGCCTAGAATACGGCGTAGATGAAGTGCAAATTCATATCGACGCCTTTGGAGAAAAAGCGGGCGCTAGAGTGCTTTTGATGGACGATCTCATAGCCACTGGAGGCACTGCAAAGGCTTCAGTTGAGCTTATCAATCAAACTAACGCAACCTGCGTAGAGGCGTGCTTTCTCATAGATCTAGTCGATCTAAAAGGTAGCGAAAAGCTAAAGTCGCTTACTAAAATTTACAGCGTTTTAGAGGTTTAG